One part of the Clostridia bacterium genome encodes these proteins:
- a CDS encoding ECF transporter S component, with protein sequence MKNKTRQIIIAALLASLTCVATMIIKIPSPLNGYINPGDAIVLVTGWLMSPLYAFFAAGIGSALADAFSGYVTYIPATFIIKGLMAVIAYFIPRLFKDNKNLLPKITSSVVAEIFMVAGYFIFEGFLYGFIPSMVNILPNCVQGTLGIVLGIIIYKIFKKSNII encoded by the coding sequence ATGAAAAACAAAACAAGACAAATTATTATCGCGGCTCTTTTAGCCTCATTAACCTGCGTTGCAACTATGATTATAAAAATTCCATCTCCGCTTAACGGTTATATAAATCCCGGGGATGCGATAGTTCTTGTTACAGGATGGCTTATGTCTCCTCTATATGCATTCTTTGCAGCAGGGATAGGTTCAGCCCTTGCAGACGCTTTTTCAGGATATGTTACATATATTCCTGCCACATTTATTATAAAAGGTTTAATGGCAGTTATTGCATACTTTATACCAAGGCTTTTTAAAGATAATAAAAATCTTTTGCCCAAAATTACAAGCAGTGTAGTTGCTGAAATTTTTATGGTTGCAGGATACTTTATATTTGAAGGCTTTTTATACGGTTTTATTCCGTCTATGGTAAACATTCTTCCAAACTGCGTTCAGGGTACATTAGGAATAGTATTGGGAATTATAATTTATAAAATATTTAAGAAAAGCAATATTATTTAA
- a CDS encoding spore maturation protein → MEIIKQVSVFLIPLMLMITVTVGFIKKVDVYQAFIKGVKESLKTVLNIFPPVATLMIAIGIFRASGLLDFLMTSLKPVTDILNIPCEIIPMAILRPMSGSGGIAMLTDIIKNFGADSKIGFMASVICGSTETTFYTVAVYFGSVGITDTRHTIKCALIADFVCIASGIIVCNMLF, encoded by the coding sequence ATGGAAATAATTAAACAAGTATCAGTATTTTTAATTCCCCTTATGCTTATGATTACTGTAACGGTAGGGTTTATAAAAAAAGTTGATGTATATCAGGCGTTTATAAAAGGCGTAAAAGAAAGCCTTAAAACAGTTTTAAATATCTTTCCTCCCGTTGCAACCTTAATGATAGCAATAGGAATATTTCGTGCATCAGGCCTTTTAGATTTTCTGATGACTTCTCTAAAACCTGTAACAGATATTTTAAATATCCCCTGTGAGATTATTCCAATGGCAATTTTAAGGCCAATGTCAGGAAGCGGAGGTATTGCCATGCTTACCGATATTATAAAAAACTTCGGCGCAGATTCCAAAATAGGTTTTATGGCATCGGTAATATGCGGTTCAACCGAAACCACTTTTTACACAGTGGCTGTATATTTTGGAAGCGTCGGTATAACTGATACAAGGCATACAATAAAATGTGCGCTTATAGCCGATTTTGTATGCATCGCATCAGGTATAATCGTATGCAATATGCTTTTTTAA
- a CDS encoding spore maturation protein: MLNGIFSVMIVFSIIYSCFLGTISKILEGGLNSVLQTVELMVSILSTMCVFSGMMNVLNESKVTEKIANILKKPLKLLFKDVKNDKAFGVMSMNITANLLGLGNAATPFGIKTMEELKGNEKKATNSMCLFAVMNTASIQIIPSTILAIRILGGSKTPFSVIVPIWICSFLALVTGIVCAKISERRK, translated from the coding sequence ATGTTAAACGGTATTTTTTCAGTTATGATAGTTTTTTCTATAATCTATTCCTGCTTTTTAGGAACCATAAGTAAAATTCTTGAGGGTGGGCTAAATTCAGTGTTGCAAACTGTGGAACTTATGGTTTCCATTCTTTCTACAATGTGTGTATTTAGCGGAATGATGAATGTTTTAAATGAGAGTAAGGTAACAGAAAAAATTGCAAATATTTTAAAGAAGCCTTTAAAACTTCTTTTTAAGGATGTAAAAAACGATAAAGCATTCGGCGTGATGAGTATGAATATAACTGCAAACCTCTTAGGCTTAGGCAACGCCGCAACCCCTTTTGGCATAAAAACAATGGAAGAATTAAAAGGAAATGAAAAAAAGGCAACAAACTCAATGTGCCTTTTTGCAGTTATGAATACAGCATCTATCCAGATTATCCCCTCAACCATTCTTGCAATAAGAATTTTGGGAGGGTCAAAAACGCCTTTTTCCGTAATAGTGCCTATTTGGATATGCAGTTTTTTAGCCCTTGTAACAGGTATAGTATGTGCAAAAATAAGCGAGAGGAGAAAATAG
- a CDS encoding diaminopimelate dehydrogenase encodes MTIKIGILGYGNLGKGVELSVMKNPDMELKYVFTRRNPESLNILTKTAKVKHIDNILDYKDEIDVLILCGGSATDLPYQTPQYAKYFNVVDSFDTHAKIPEHFKNCDISSKNSGKISIISVGWDPGTFSLNRLYANAILPDGKDYTFWGKGISQGHSDAIRRIDGVLDAKQYTIPVKEAIEEVKKGNFPELTTRQKHIRECFVVLKEGADKERIENEIKTMPNYFADYDTTVYFISKEELDSEHKGIPHGGKVIRTGKTGIDNENNHTIEYSLNLDSNPEFTSSVITAYARAAYRLNKDGKSGCKTVFDIAPKLLSLKPYEELIKEML; translated from the coding sequence ATGACAATTAAAATAGGTATTTTAGGTTACGGAAATCTTGGAAAGGGCGTAGAACTTTCTGTGATGAAAAATCCTGATATGGAACTTAAATATGTTTTTACAAGAAGAAACCCTGAGAGTTTAAATATTCTTACAAAAACTGCTAAAGTTAAGCATATCGATAACATTTTAGATTACAAAGATGAGATAGATGTTCTTATTCTTTGCGGAGGAAGTGCTACTGACCTTCCTTATCAGACTCCACAATATGCAAAATATTTTAACGTAGTGGACAGTTTTGATACTCACGCAAAAATTCCTGAACATTTTAAAAACTGTGATATATCTTCTAAAAATTCAGGTAAGATAAGCATTATTTCTGTTGGCTGGGACCCTGGAACTTTCTCTCTTAACAGACTTTATGCAAACGCTATTTTACCTGACGGAAAAGATTATACTTTCTGGGGCAAAGGAATAAGCCAGGGCCATTCAGACGCTATAAGAAGAATAGACGGAGTGCTTGATGCAAAACAGTATACAATACCTGTTAAAGAGGCTATTGAAGAAGTTAAAAAAGGCAACTTCCCTGAACTTACAACAAGACAGAAACATATAAGAGAATGTTTTGTTGTTTTAAAAGAGGGTGCTGATAAAGAAAGAATAGAAAATGAAATTAAAACTATGCCTAACTACTTTGCCGATTATGACACTACTGTTTACTTTATTTCAAAAGAAGAACTTGACAGTGAGCATAAGGGAATTCCTCACGGTGGAAAGGTTATAAGAACAGGCAAGACAGGGATAGATAATGAAAATAATCATACTATTGAATACAGCCTTAATTTAGACTCTAACCCTGAATTTACTTCAAGCGTTATAACTGCTTATGCAAGAGCAGCATACAGATTAAATAAAGATGGAAAGTCAGGATGTAAAACTGTGTTTGACATTGCTCCTAAACTTTTATCCCTAAAACCATACGAAGAACTTATTAAAGAAATGTTATAA
- the recG gene encoding ATP-dependent DNA helicase RecG — MLDLSLEKLANIKKARGAMLKKMGIATVYDLLNHFPKGYEDRSKKKNIIECFDGEKALVRARVKSKNYRMIRKNLDIIKLSVYDETGKMEITYFNQKYLFSKLIEGEEYLFFGKVQRGFNKIEMVNPVTEKEEKNTGGITPIYSLTKGLSQNVFSSFVKSAILAIDFQTEETLPDYIKKKYNLCDILFAYKNIHFPLSEYALKLAKERFVFEELLIFELGLLQRKNKNNTNKGIEFRNFKIVEKLAEILPFELTNAQKRVVREIAKDIKDGKQLNRLVQGDVGSGKTMVALLSMLMAVNSGYQGAIMAPTEILALQHYEEMSKYFEHFGFKVGLLTGSTKKKEKEVILSELKEGKLHVLIGTHALIEKDVEFKNLAMCITDEQHRFGVNQRGKLYSKGNNPHFLVMSATPIPRTLALIMYSDLDVSIIDELPPGRKEVKTIAAKEKDRKSIDKFLLERLKENDQIYIVCPLVEETENSDDSLKNAVEYSKVIESKFPDYKVAFLHGKMKNEEKDRIMLDFKKGDIKILVSTTVIEVGVNVPNATVMMIENAERFGLSQLHQLRGRVGRGEKQAYNILLTDNPSKTTLERLKIMAETNDGFKISEKDLKLRGPGDFFGTAQSGFIDMKIANFLTDVKTLNIVIEEAKNILKDDPTLDKEENKLLKQSVNNKQKTL, encoded by the coding sequence ATGCTTGATCTATCTTTGGAAAAACTTGCTAATATAAAAAAAGCAAGAGGAGCAATGCTTAAAAAAATGGGCATTGCCACTGTTTATGACCTTTTAAACCATTTTCCTAAAGGTTATGAAGACAGAAGTAAAAAGAAAAATATAATAGAATGTTTTGACGGTGAAAAAGCACTTGTAAGGGCAAGGGTTAAGTCAAAAAATTACAGAATGATAAGAAAGAATTTAGATATTATAAAACTTTCAGTTTATGATGAAACAGGCAAAATGGAAATAACATATTTTAACCAGAAATATCTATTTTCAAAATTAATTGAGGGGGAAGAATACCTTTTCTTTGGAAAAGTTCAGCGAGGCTTTAACAAAATAGAAATGGTAAACCCCGTTACCGAAAAGGAAGAGAAAAACACAGGAGGAATTACTCCAATATATTCTCTTACCAAAGGGCTTAGCCAGAATGTTTTTTCATCTTTTGTAAAATCTGCAATACTTGCCATAGACTTTCAGACAGAGGAAACCCTGCCTGATTACATAAAGAAAAAATATAACCTTTGCGATATTTTATTTGCATATAAAAACATTCATTTTCCTTTAAGTGAATATGCGCTAAAACTTGCAAAGGAAAGATTTGTTTTTGAGGAACTTCTTATTTTCGAGTTAGGTCTTCTTCAGAGAAAAAATAAGAATAATACCAATAAAGGTATAGAATTTCGCAATTTTAAAATAGTGGAAAAATTAGCAGAAATTCTTCCTTTTGAACTTACTAATGCCCAGAAAAGAGTAGTAAGGGAAATAGCAAAAGATATAAAAGATGGGAAGCAGTTAAACAGGCTTGTTCAGGGGGATGTAGGCTCTGGGAAAACTATGGTTGCTCTTTTAAGTATGCTTATGGCAGTAAATTCAGGGTATCAGGGAGCGATAATGGCGCCTACTGAAATTCTTGCCCTTCAGCACTATGAAGAAATGTCAAAATATTTTGAGCATTTCGGCTTTAAGGTAGGTCTTCTTACAGGGAGCACAAAAAAGAAAGAAAAGGAAGTTATCTTATCAGAATTAAAGGAAGGGAAACTTCATGTCTTAATAGGCACTCACGCTCTTATAGAAAAGGATGTTGAATTTAAAAATCTTGCCATGTGTATAACAGACGAGCAGCATCGCTTTGGTGTAAATCAAAGGGGGAAATTATATAGTAAAGGAAATAACCCTCATTTTCTTGTAATGAGCGCAACTCCTATCCCAAGAACTCTCGCGCTTATTATGTATTCTGACCTTGATGTATCAATAATTGACGAACTTCCTCCTGGAAGAAAAGAGGTTAAAACTATTGCTGCAAAAGAAAAGGACAGAAAAAGTATAGATAAATTTTTGTTGGAAAGATTAAAGGAAAACGACCAGATTTATATAGTATGTCCTTTAGTTGAAGAAACCGAAAATTCGGATGACAGTTTGAAAAACGCAGTCGAGTATTCAAAAGTTATTGAAAGTAAATTCCCCGATTATAAAGTTGCATTTTTGCATGGTAAAATGAAAAATGAAGAAAAAGACAGAATAATGCTTGACTTTAAAAAAGGGGATATTAAGATTCTTGTTTCTACAACTGTAATTGAAGTAGGGGTTAATGTTCCTAATGCAACTGTTATGATGATAGAAAATGCAGAAAGGTTTGGCTTATCCCAACTTCATCAACTTCGAGGACGAGTAGGAAGAGGGGAAAAACAGGCATATAATATTCTTCTTACTGATAACCCAAGTAAAACCACCCTTGAGCGACTTAAAATAATGGCAGAAACTAATGACGGTTTTAAAATAAGCGAAAAAGACCTTAAATTAAGAGGCCCTGGAGATTTCTTCGGCACAGCGCAGTCAGGCTTTATAGATATGAAAATTGCAAACTTCTTAACAGATGTTAAAACTCTTAATATCGTTATTGAAGAAGCAAAAAATATCCTTAAAGATGACCCGACTTTAGATAAAGAAGAAAATAAACTTTTAAAACAAAGCGTAAATAATAAACAAAAAACCTTGTAA
- a CDS encoding helix-turn-helix domain-containing protein codes for MDDRICYAESGKRIKERRESLGLTLEEVGKSLGVNKSTIKRYEDGVTRRITIATYEKLAKILNTSILYLMEGEEEDSSSLNTLLKPAKKNHPIPILGVIRAGKPVIADEEILGYTYVSNNDYENYFALKVKGDSMDLVNIKEGSVVVVSKQDYVDNGDIAVVLIDNEDATVKRVFINGDIANLIPQSSNPNNMPIIVNLKEQDFRILGKVVKVEYYF; via the coding sequence GTGGATGATAGAATCTGTTATGCCGAATCGGGAAAAAGAATTAAAGAAAGAAGAGAATCATTAGGGCTTACTTTGGAAGAGGTCGGCAAAAGCCTTGGGGTTAATAAATCTACCATAAAAAGATATGAAGACGGAGTTACAAGAAGAATAACTATTGCTACATATGAAAAACTTGCAAAAATTCTTAATACCAGTATTCTGTATCTTATGGAGGGGGAAGAGGAGGACTCATCCTCTTTAAACACTCTATTAAAACCTGCTAAAAAAAATCATCCTATACCGATTTTAGGAGTAATAAGAGCAGGAAAGCCTGTAATTGCCGACGAAGAAATTTTAGGCTACACTTATGTAAGCAATAACGATTATGAAAATTATTTTGCACTTAAAGTAAAAGGCGACTCTATGGACCTTGTAAATATAAAAGAGGGTTCTGTTGTAGTTGTGTCGAAACAGGACTATGTAGACAACGGTGATATAGCAGTTGTGCTTATAGATAATGAAGATGCAACAGTAAAAAGAGTATTTATAAACGGAGATATAGCAAACCTTATTCCGCAGAGTTCAAACCCTAATAATATGCCTATAATAGTCAACCTTAAAGAGCAAGATTTTAGAATTTTAGGCAAAGTGGTAAAAGTAGAATATTATTTTTAG
- a CDS encoding polysaccharide deacetylase family protein, whose amino-acid sequence MNDSTVKDNNNDTILNDTPTGTVTTTDKTEEVKNENVSEYSKYSDTCYGFGFTRVAKGEIPPIGFYKNLMEGMNACYIGDTNSKNIYLTFDEGYENGYTAIILDTLKEKNVPAAFFCTGDYVTRNKELVGRMVDEGHIVGNHSWNHKSMPTLSSSEFKEELKKIDDYMKENFSYEVKYLRYPNGEFSERTLAMAKDLGYKTAFWSVAYKDWEAGVVNGIDYAVNQVTNHIHNGAVILLHAVSKDNADALGTIIDNLRNEGYTFLSLEQLTF is encoded by the coding sequence ATGAATGACAGTACAGTTAAAGACAACAACAACGATACTATATTAAACGATACTCCTACCGGCACTGTAACAACTACTGATAAAACTGAAGAAGTAAAAAATGAAAATGTATCCGAATATTCAAAATATTCGGATACATGTTATGGTTTTGGCTTTACAAGGGTGGCAAAAGGAGAAATCCCGCCTATCGGTTTTTATAAAAATCTTATGGAGGGGATGAATGCCTGTTATATAGGGGATACAAACTCAAAAAATATTTACTTAACTTTTGATGAAGGTTATGAAAACGGATATACTGCCATAATTCTTGATACATTAAAGGAAAAAAATGTTCCTGCAGCATTTTTTTGCACAGGCGATTATGTAACAAGAAATAAAGAACTTGTAGGAAGAATGGTTGATGAAGGGCATATTGTGGGAAACCACAGTTGGAATCATAAAAGTATGCCAACTTTGTCTTCTAGCGAATTTAAGGAAGAACTTAAAAAAATAGATGACTATATGAAAGAAAATTTTTCATATGAAGTTAAATATCTAAGATACCCTAACGGAGAATTCAGTGAAAGAACACTTGCAATGGCAAAAGACTTAGGATATAAAACTGCATTCTGGAGTGTTGCTTATAAAGACTGGGAAGCAGGAGTTGTAAACGGTATAGATTACGCAGTAAATCAGGTAACAAACCATATCCATAACGGAGCAGTAATTCTTCTTCACGCAGTGTCAAAAGATAATGCAGACGCTCTCGGTACAATTATAGATAATTTAAGAAATGAAGGCTATACATTTTTAAGCCTTGAACAACTCACATTTTAA
- a CDS encoding hydratase, with translation MIELIKDGVYLINGEEILNKEELKNKLNIESDTELFKKGTMAYKILESHNTSDNMDSLKLKFDKMASHDITYVGIIQTAKASGLTKFPIPYVLTNCHNSLCAVGGTINEDDHLFGLSAAKKYGGIYVPAHQAVIHQYMREMMAECGAMILGSDSHTRYGAFGTMAIGEGGPELVKQLLSRTYDITYPGVIMVYLKGNVNKGVGPQDVALSIIKEVFDNGFVKNKVMEFVGPGISNLDVDFRNGIDVMTTETTCLSSIWRTDIKVKDYYDMHKRIGEFRELNPDNIAYYDGAVIVDLSTIKPSIAMPFHPSNVYTIEELNKNLEDIIRDVEIKGAKQMDNPDVKFSLKEKIVNGRLKVDQGVIAGCAGGTYDNLIDAADILEKGNIGNDEFMLSAYPSSQPVYLELIKNGAASKLLRAGVSIRTAFCGPCFGAGDVPANNALSIRHSTRNFPNREGSKPSGGQISSVALMDARSIAATAINGGFLTPATDIDVNFTKPKYYFDKSVYQSRVYFGSGKAQEDVELKYGPNIADWPKMSNLTDDLLLKVVSVICDPVTTTDELIPSGETSSYRSNPLKLAEFTLSRKDPQYVEKAKEVGVYEKLRLDGKNPFEECEELKNVYEKIKAIKDIDVLNTGIGSVVYANKPGDGSAREQAASCQKVLGGWANIAIEYATKRYRSNLINWGMLPFVCDKLFVEKDDYIFIPDIKKMVKEKQDNIKVYVIGKCGVKEETFVLKDLTDDERDIILSGCLINYYRR, from the coding sequence ATGATTGAACTAATTAAAGACGGCGTTTATTTAATAAACGGTGAAGAAATTTTAAATAAAGAAGAACTTAAAAATAAACTTAATATAGAAAGTGATACCGAACTTTTTAAAAAGGGAACAATGGCTTATAAAATTTTAGAAAGCCATAATACATCGGATAATATGGACAGCCTTAAATTAAAGTTTGATAAAATGGCGTCTCACGATATAACCTATGTCGGCATTATTCAGACTGCAAAAGCATCAGGGCTTACCAAGTTCCCTATACCGTATGTTTTAACCAACTGCCACAACTCTCTTTGTGCAGTAGGGGGAACAATTAATGAAGACGACCATCTGTTCGGCTTATCTGCTGCGAAAAAATACGGTGGAATTTATGTTCCTGCCCATCAGGCAGTTATCCACCAGTATATGAGAGAAATGATGGCAGAATGCGGCGCTATGATTTTAGGGTCGGACAGTCATACAAGATACGGAGCATTTGGAACAATGGCGATAGGGGAAGGCGGCCCTGAACTTGTTAAGCAACTTTTAAGCCGTACTTATGATATAACTTATCCTGGGGTTATAATGGTATATCTTAAAGGTAATGTTAACAAAGGTGTAGGCCCTCAGGACGTTGCATTATCCATTATAAAAGAAGTGTTTGACAATGGCTTTGTTAAAAATAAGGTTATGGAATTTGTTGGGCCTGGCATATCAAATCTTGATGTTGATTTCAGAAATGGTATTGATGTTATGACGACTGAAACTACATGTCTATCATCTATCTGGAGAACTGATATAAAGGTTAAAGACTATTATGATATGCACAAAAGAATAGGCGAATTTAGAGAACTTAACCCTGATAATATTGCATATTATGACGGAGCAGTTATTGTAGACTTATCAACTATAAAACCGTCTATTGCTATGCCATTCCACCCAAGTAATGTCTACACTATTGAAGAACTTAATAAAAACTTAGAAGATATAATAAGAGATGTTGAAATAAAAGGCGCAAAACAAATGGATAACCCTGATGTTAAATTCAGCCTTAAAGAAAAGATAGTAAATGGTAGATTAAAGGTTGACCAGGGTGTCATCGCAGGTTGCGCAGGTGGTACTTATGACAACTTAATTGACGCTGCAGATATTTTGGAAAAAGGAAATATAGGTAACGATGAATTTATGCTTTCTGCATATCCGTCAAGTCAGCCTGTATATCTTGAACTTATTAAAAACGGTGCAGCATCTAAACTTCTAAGAGCAGGTGTATCTATAAGAACTGCTTTCTGTGGCCCATGCTTTGGCGCAGGGGATGTTCCTGCCAATAATGCATTGTCTATAAGACATTCAACAAGAAACTTCCCTAACAGAGAAGGTTCAAAACCGTCAGGCGGCCAGATTTCATCTGTTGCTCTTATGGATGCAAGGTCTATCGCTGCAACTGCAATAAACGGTGGTTTCTTAACCCCTGCAACTGATATAGATGTAAACTTTACAAAACCTAAGTATTATTTTGATAAATCAGTGTACCAGAGCAGAGTTTATTTCGGCTCAGGCAAAGCACAGGAAGATGTAGAATTAAAATATGGTCCTAATATTGCAGACTGGCCTAAAATGTCAAATCTTACTGACGACTTGCTTTTAAAAGTTGTATCCGTTATATGCGACCCTGTTACTACAACTGATGAACTTATACCATCAGGCGAAACATCTTCTTACAGATCAAACCCTTTAAAACTTGCAGAATTCACACTTTCAAGAAAAGACCCTCAGTATGTTGAAAAGGCAAAAGAAGTTGGAGTTTATGAAAAATTAAGACTTGATGGTAAAAATCCGTTTGAAGAATGTGAGGAACTAAAAAACGTTTACGAAAAAATAAAGGCAATTAAAGATATTGATGTGTTAAACACAGGAATAGGCAGTGTGGTATATGCCAATAAACCTGGAGACGGTTCAGCAAGAGAACAGGCGGCATCCTGCCAGAAAGTTCTTGGAGGTTGGGCAAATATAGCAATAGAATATGCCACAAAACGATACAGAAGCAATCTTATAAACTGGGGTATGCTGCCATTTGTTTGTGATAAACTTTTTGTTGAAAAAGACGATTATATTTTCATTCCTGATATTAAAAAGATGGTTAAAGAAAAACAGGATAATATAAAAGTTTATGTTATCGGCAAATGCGGTGTAAAAGAAGAAACTTTTGTATTAAAAGATTTAACCGATGATGAAAGAGATATAATTCTTTCAGGTTGTTTAATAAATTATTACAGAAGATAA
- a CDS encoding glycine--tRNA ligase, translating to MNNSEKTMEKIVALCKGRGFVYSGSEIYGGLANTWDYGPLGVEFKNNVKKAWWKKFIQESPYNVGLDAAILMNPKTWVASGHVGGFSDPLMDCKDCKTRHRADHLIEEAEGVSPNGWSDEEMLSFIKEKNIKCPDCGSQNFTDIRKFNLMFKTFQGVTEDSKAELFLRPETAQGIFVNFKNVQRTARKKLPFGIGQIGKSFRNEITPGNFTFRTREFEQMELEFFCKPGEDLKWFDYWQEFCKNFLLSLNMKEENIKLRQHEQEELSHYSNATTDIEYLFPFGWGELWGIADRTDFDLKQHIEHSGENLEYSDPETGEKYIPYCIEPSLGADRVALALLVEAYDEEICDVEKNDVRTVLRLHPFLAPVKCAILPLSKKLSDGAFSVYEKLSKKYNCEYDESGSIGKRYRRQDEIGTPLCITFDFESLDDDSVTIRDRDTMAQERIKISELESYIDKKLEF from the coding sequence ATGAATAACTCAGAAAAAACAATGGAAAAAATAGTTGCACTGTGTAAAGGAAGAGGTTTTGTATATTCCGGTTCCGAAATATACGGTGGTCTTGCAAATACATGGGACTACGGTCCTTTGGGCGTTGAATTTAAAAACAATGTTAAAAAAGCATGGTGGAAAAAATTTATTCAGGAAAGTCCTTATAATGTGGGCCTTGATGCCGCAATACTTATGAACCCTAAAACATGGGTTGCTTCAGGGCATGTGGGAGGTTTTTCCGACCCTTTAATGGACTGTAAAGATTGTAAAACAAGACACAGAGCAGACCATTTGATAGAAGAAGCAGAAGGCGTAAGCCCTAACGGCTGGTCAGATGAAGAAATGCTTTCATTTATCAAAGAAAAAAATATCAAATGTCCTGACTGTGGCTCTCAAAATTTTACAGATATAAGAAAGTTTAACCTTATGTTTAAAACATTTCAGGGGGTAACTGAAGACAGTAAGGCAGAACTTTTCTTAAGACCTGAAACTGCGCAGGGTATCTTTGTTAACTTTAAAAATGTTCAAAGAACTGCAAGAAAAAAACTTCCTTTTGGTATCGGTCAGATAGGAAAATCTTTCAGAAATGAAATCACACCTGGTAACTTCACTTTCAGAACAAGAGAGTTTGAACAGATGGAACTTGAATTTTTCTGTAAACCTGGCGAAGATTTAAAATGGTTTGACTACTGGCAGGAATTCTGTAAGAACTTTTTATTAAGCTTAAATATGAAGGAAGAAAATATCAAACTAAGACAGCACGAGCAGGAAGAATTATCTCACTATTCCAATGCTACAACTGATATAGAATATCTTTTCCCATTTGGTTGGGGAGAACTTTGGGGTATTGCCGACAGAACAGATTTTGACTTAAAACAGCATATTGAACATTCAGGAGAAAATCTTGAATATTCTGACCCTGAAACAGGCGAAAAATACATTCCTTACTGTATTGAACCATCTCTTGGGGCAGACAGGGTTGCACTTGCTCTTTTAGTTGAAGCGTATGACGAAGAAATCTGCGATGTAGAAAAGAACGATGTAAGAACAGTTTTAAGACTTCATCCGTTCTTAGCGCCTGTTAAATGTGCTATTTTACCGCTTTCCAAAAAGTTATCAGACGGTGCGTTTAGCGTTTATGAAAAACTTAGCAAAAAGTATAACTGTGAATATGACGAATCCGGAAGCATAGGTAAAAGATACAGAAGACAGGACGAAATCGGTACTCCTTTATGTATCACATTTGACTTTGAATCTTTAGATGACGATTCAGTTACAATTAGAGACAGGGATACTATGGCTCAGGAAAGAATAAAAATTTCTGAACTTGAAAGTTATATTGATAAAAAATTAGAATTTTAA
- a CDS encoding 16S rRNA (uracil(1498)-N(3))-methyltransferase, protein MPRFFVSIDAIKSDKIILTGENMHHLANVLRCRTGENVTVSDSSGFDYDCLIESIAKTDVTLKILDKKKSQGEPLVKISLFQGLPKGDKFSLIVEKCVEAGVYDITPVNMARCVLKISKKDFEKKKERYNKISLSAAKQSGRGIVPLVNNLIDFSEFKNLVDDYDLVLFPYEEEKSHTLKSALKDFKGEKIAIIIGPEGGFSKEESEEIKNCGIQSVTLGNRILRTETAGLASIFNILYELEL, encoded by the coding sequence ATGCCAAGATTTTTTGTCAGTATCGATGCTATTAAATCGGATAAGATTATTTTAACCGGTGAAAATATGCATCATCTTGCTAACGTTTTACGCTGTAGAACAGGCGAAAATGTTACTGTGTCAGACAGTTCGGGTTTTGATTATGATTGTTTGATAGAAAGTATTGCAAAAACCGATGTAACACTTAAAATTTTAGATAAGAAAAAAAGTCAGGGTGAGCCTTTGGTTAAAATATCACTTTTTCAGGGGCTTCCTAAGGGAGATAAATTTTCTTTGATTGTTGAAAAGTGTGTGGAAGCAGGTGTATATGATATTACTCCTGTCAATATGGCAAGATGCGTTTTAAAAATTTCAAAAAAAGATTTTGAGAAGAAAAAAGAAAGATATAATAAAATTTCTTTATCTGCTGCCAAACAGTCGGGCAGAGGAATAGTTCCTTTGGTTAATAATCTTATTGATTTTAGCGAATTTAAAAACCTTGTTGATGATTATGATTTGGTGCTTTTCCCTTACGAAGAAGAAAAATCACATACATTAAAGAGTGCATTAAAAGATTTTAAGGGAGAAAAAATTGCAATTATTATCGGCCCTGAGGGCGGGTTTTCCAAAGAAGAAAGCGAAGAAATAAAAAACTGTGGCATACAAAGTGTAACTTTAGGTAATAGAATTTTAAGAACTGAAACAGCAGGTCTTGCTTCTATATTTAATATACTGTATGAATTAGAACTTTAA